In the genome of Deltaproteobacteria bacterium, the window TCGGCGTGCGACACGAAATCCTCGTCGACCACGTTGCGGAACCCCGCATCCTCGGCGATCTCGAACGAGTACCAGACCCCGGCGTACTTCAGCGGCGCGATGCGGAACTCGGGCGACAGGTTGTTGACCTTCGCACCGGCCTTCGGCTGCAAAATCTTCGGCGTCTCGTAGTTGATCGAAAACCGCCACGACGTCACGAGCTGATTGTTCTGGTCCCACACGAACAGCTCGTAGCTGTGGCCGAACTCCAGATCCTCGCGCGGCCGCCACCGCGACTCGCTGTAGCTGAGGATGTCGTCGACCGTGCGCAGCATCGCGTTGCCGGGGCCCGGCAGCTCGCGCAGCACGATGCGGTACGTGTTGCCCCGGCGGTGACGCCATTCGAACTCGGGACGCGGTTCGTAGAACACGCTCGTCTTCTCGTGACGGTAGCCCTGCTGCTGCGTCGACGACGCGCTCGCGGCCGCGACCACGACCGCCCCCGCGAGCCCGAGAGCCCGAAGCATCTGCGTTGCTGTGCCCATACCTTCCTCGGCGTTCGTTCGTTCCACGTTGGAGTTCGCGCGAACTCGCCCCCGCCTCGGGCGGGAACGCGCGTCGCTACCTAATCACGCGGATTCCCTCAGGTCAACCGCACCGAGCGGCCGATGCGACCGCCTACGGCAGCGTCACCCCGAGCGCGCGGCACCGGGCGATCGACACCTCGCGGTACGAGCCCCGCGCGGCGGGCAGCGTCCGCCGGGCGCGGGCCGCATCGCCGACCCCACACGCCGCGATGGTCGCGATCATCTGCGCCTCGGGATCGCCCGGCTTGGCGGCGAGCGCGGCCTGGGCGTGGCCGAGCGCGTCGCGGTAGCGCTCGCGGCGCAGCGCCAGACGCGCGTCGAGCATCGCCCGGTCGTAGTCGCGCCCGGCCGGGGCCCGCGCGGGCGGCGGTGCGGGCCGCTCGCCGCCGGCGACAGCCGCCGGCCGAGTGGGCTCCCGCGCGAGGCTGAACACGAGATAGCCCATGTTCGGCTCGACGACGAGCGTGGTGTCCGCGCGGACGTGGCCGGCGAGCGTCGCACGGAACACGCGGCGGCCCGGCCGCACGCGCGCGGTGACCGGCGCGACCCCGACCTTGCGGCCGTCCACCCAGATGTCGGCGCCGCGCGGCACGCTGCGGATCTCGACGGTCACCTCGCCGGCAGGCGCCGCCGGGGGCACGTCGTGTCGCGGCGGCGGCGTCGGCTTCTTTCTCCGCTTGCGCCTGGTGCGCGAGCGATCGGTCGCCGGCTTGCTCGGCTTCGCGCGCGACGGCGTCCCGCTCGCACCGCGCTCCTGCGCCACCGCGACCGGCGCGCACACGCCCAGCGCCAGCACCACCGACGACACGAT includes:
- a CDS encoding PEGA domain-containing protein, with protein sequence MRGQPHVDAEVRLPAFDHEHRGGRRVRVELGQLGQQIPDHLEVHRAVANAVGAVDVQDVADLAAVGQATQGRVPQREHHTVDDRLARRGGVPHAIEGTVARTARQIVGVLSLPPMRAAIVSSVVLALGVCAPVAVAQERGASGTPSRAKPSKPATDRSRTRRKRRKKPTPPPRHDVPPAAPAGEVTVEIRSVPRGADIWVDGRKVGVAPVTARVRPGRRVFRATLAGHVRADTTLVVEPNMGYLVFSLAREPTRPAAVAGGERPAPPPARAPAGRDYDRAMLDARLALRRERYRDALGHAQAALAAKPGDPEAQMIATIAACGVGDAARARRTLPAARGSYREVSIARCRALGVTLP